The following are encoded in a window of Paraburkholderia hospita genomic DNA:
- a CDS encoding DUF4286 family protein: MNLSEHAILCATLDISDGDDANFVEWHTREHLVERLAISGFLRGRRFVQEAASPRYLILYDVESLAVLSQPDYVERLNHPTPWTRATLATFQNGRRSAYRLIAQQGGAEGAFLMVIRVAPDEPDRVQREIERAVRGEWSARPGIATVAFAIPDRLASTLDTEESRRSGNCFAEEWVVLVEGISEQSLLDFARNELTSELCERWAMVKGDGREIYRLQVRIGRSVRD; the protein is encoded by the coding sequence ATGAATCTGTCTGAACATGCCATTTTGTGCGCGACGCTCGACATAAGCGACGGCGATGACGCGAACTTCGTTGAATGGCATACACGCGAGCATCTGGTTGAGAGGCTCGCAATTTCCGGATTTCTGCGCGGACGACGCTTTGTTCAAGAGGCTGCGAGTCCGCGCTATCTGATTCTGTACGATGTCGAAAGTCTGGCCGTTCTCTCGCAGCCAGACTACGTCGAACGACTCAACCATCCTACGCCATGGACCCGCGCAACCCTCGCGACGTTTCAGAATGGCAGACGTTCGGCGTATCGGCTCATAGCGCAGCAGGGCGGTGCGGAAGGCGCGTTCTTGATGGTAATCCGTGTCGCGCCGGATGAACCCGATCGGGTACAACGCGAGATCGAGCGCGCGGTTCGCGGCGAGTGGAGTGCGCGACCCGGCATTGCGACTGTGGCTTTCGCCATACCCGACCGGCTTGCTTCCACGCTAGATACGGAAGAGAGTCGCCGGAGTGGCAATTGCTTCGCCGAGGAATGGGTTGTACTGGTTGAGGGGATATCGGAACAGAGTTTGCTCGATTTCGCGCGCAACGAACTGACCTCGGAGCTTTGCGAGCGATGGGCAATGGTGAAGGGAGATGGGCGGGAAATCTACCGGCTTCAGGTGCGCATTGGGCGGAGCGTGAGAGACTGA
- a CDS encoding glucose 1-dehydrogenase codes for MDRRPGSKVALVTGGASGIGRATAIAFARIGMAVAVADADTAGGEETAGYIEAHCDARAAFIKVDVSDGESVKAMVQSTVERFGALDMAFNNAGVPDRAASLHVSTQENWDRVMSVNLEGVWHCMKAQLDHMLVAGKGAIVNNASRSGLVGVPSDGVYGAAKHGVVGLTKAAAIEFAAKGIRVNAVCPGLVETALTHARFGDELLTRARLANPLGRMAQPEEIAAAVVWLCSDAASFVVGVALPVDGGATAR; via the coding sequence ATGGATCGACGACCAGGCTCGAAGGTGGCGCTGGTGACGGGTGGCGCGTCCGGCATCGGCCGTGCAACGGCCATCGCCTTCGCCCGTATCGGAATGGCAGTCGCAGTCGCGGACGCCGATACGGCGGGCGGCGAGGAGACGGCCGGATACATCGAGGCGCATTGTGATGCGAGAGCGGCGTTCATCAAGGTCGATGTAAGTGACGGGGAATCCGTCAAGGCCATGGTGCAATCCACTGTCGAGCGATTCGGTGCACTGGATATGGCATTCAACAACGCGGGCGTGCCGGATCGTGCGGCAAGCCTGCATGTGTCGACGCAAGAAAACTGGGACCGCGTGATGTCCGTCAATCTGGAGGGCGTATGGCACTGCATGAAGGCCCAACTCGATCACATGCTTGTCGCCGGGAAGGGCGCGATCGTCAATAACGCTTCACGCTCGGGCCTCGTGGGTGTTCCATCGGATGGTGTGTATGGAGCAGCAAAACACGGCGTCGTAGGACTGACGAAGGCGGCGGCCATTGAATTTGCAGCTAAGGGTATCCGCGTCAATGCCGTGTGTCCGGGACTCGTAGAAACGGCGCTCACGCATGCGAGATTCGGTGACGAGCTGCTCACACGCGCCAGGCTCGCCAATCCGCTCGGACGGATGGCGCAACCCGAAGAAATTGCAGCGGCCGTCGTGTGGCTGTGCTCCGATGCGGCTTCTTTCGTGGTCGGCGTGGCACTACCCGTCGATGGTGGTGCGACTGCGCGCTAA
- a CDS encoding FadR/GntR family transcriptional regulator yields METLHRQVLNQMGEQICSGKFAPGDILPAEPVLAEQMQVSRITIRETMKSLSAKGMLQVRRRYGTIVLPRSQWQLFDPDVITWRARAGTVDAGLIQDLMELRLIIEPNAAKLAARRATDEDRVAVRRAFKAMERAVAGHGEYVPADLAFHGAILTACHNQFVQQMQNALSAILRTSFELSSEIAGGPARSLPMHEALCVAIEKGDEAAAEAAVLTLIERAEKDFEDRDKLRQTANDTPV; encoded by the coding sequence ATGGAAACGCTCCATCGGCAGGTCCTGAACCAGATGGGCGAACAGATCTGTTCAGGCAAGTTCGCGCCAGGCGACATTCTTCCGGCTGAGCCCGTGCTCGCCGAGCAGATGCAGGTCAGTCGCATCACGATTCGCGAGACGATGAAATCGCTGTCGGCGAAAGGCATGCTCCAGGTGCGCCGCCGTTACGGCACGATCGTGCTGCCGCGTTCGCAATGGCAACTGTTCGACCCGGACGTGATCACGTGGCGCGCGAGGGCGGGAACGGTTGACGCGGGCCTGATCCAGGATCTGATGGAGCTGCGCCTCATCATCGAACCGAATGCAGCCAAACTCGCCGCCCGACGCGCGACCGATGAAGACCGCGTTGCCGTGCGTCGCGCTTTCAAGGCGATGGAACGCGCTGTCGCCGGCCATGGCGAATACGTTCCCGCCGATCTCGCGTTTCACGGCGCAATCCTGACCGCCTGCCACAACCAGTTTGTCCAGCAGATGCAAAACGCGCTGTCGGCGATTCTGCGTACGAGTTTTGAGCTCAGCTCCGAAATCGCCGGCGGTCCGGCGCGTTCGCTGCCGATGCACGAGGCTCTTTGCGTGGCGATCGAAAAGGGCGATGAAGCGGCCGCGGAGGCTGCCGTACTGACGCTGATCGAGCGTGCGGAGAAGGACTTCGAAGACCGCGACAAGCTCAGGCAAACCGCAAACGACACACCCGTCTGA
- a CDS encoding cytochrome P450, producing the protein MNMSETTLKCPFATESFPWPRDSAAPLIPPPQYARLREKATVVQVELWDGSLAWLVTDMEHFREVMTSPHFSASPLTPGFPFISPSRAAQSKSYQTFITMDPPEHGQYRRTLTKEFMAKRMQELRPLVQQSLDRLLDEMESKGAPADFISGVALPLPSLVISIMLGVPYEDHDKLQKWSGDRMDLSIAPEALTQSAKSMSQYIDALLLEKERNPGDGSDLLSRMAIEWINPGKVSHADAVQMATLLYLAGHETTANQIGLGLLSLFQHPEQRDALMADGSLVKGAVEEMLRFHSITHMNSNRVATEDVMIGGQLIRKGEGVLALLHGANHDPAAFPEPERFDIRRDTKDQSHVAFSFGIHQCLGQPLARLELQVVFEMIFKRFPNLRLAVPADTLHYKDKSFVYGLKALPVSW; encoded by the coding sequence ATGAATATGTCTGAGACAACCCTCAAATGCCCGTTTGCCACGGAGAGCTTTCCCTGGCCACGAGATAGCGCCGCACCGCTTATTCCTCCGCCTCAGTATGCGAGGCTTCGCGAAAAGGCAACCGTTGTTCAGGTCGAGCTGTGGGACGGAAGCCTTGCCTGGCTCGTCACCGACATGGAGCATTTCAGGGAAGTCATGACCAGTCCGCACTTCAGTGCGTCGCCGCTGACGCCCGGGTTCCCGTTTATTTCGCCGTCGCGTGCCGCGCAGTCGAAGTCGTACCAGACCTTTATCACCATGGACCCGCCCGAGCACGGCCAGTATCGCCGCACGCTGACGAAGGAGTTCATGGCCAAACGCATGCAGGAACTCAGGCCGCTGGTTCAGCAGTCGCTCGATCGTCTCCTCGACGAAATGGAAAGCAAGGGTGCGCCCGCCGATTTCATATCGGGGGTCGCGCTGCCGCTTCCGTCTCTCGTCATCTCAATCATGCTCGGCGTGCCCTACGAGGACCACGACAAGCTCCAGAAGTGGAGCGGCGACCGGATGGACCTGTCGATTGCGCCAGAAGCGCTGACGCAGTCGGCGAAAAGCATGAGTCAGTACATCGACGCGCTGCTGCTCGAAAAAGAACGCAATCCGGGCGACGGCAGTGATCTGTTGAGCCGGATGGCGATCGAATGGATCAATCCGGGGAAGGTGTCGCACGCCGATGCTGTTCAGATGGCGACCTTGCTTTATCTGGCGGGGCACGAGACGACCGCAAATCAGATTGGCCTGGGTTTGTTGAGTTTGTTCCAGCATCCCGAACAACGCGATGCGCTGATGGCAGACGGCTCACTCGTCAAGGGTGCCGTCGAGGAGATGCTGCGATTTCACTCGATCACGCACATGAACTCGAATCGGGTCGCGACAGAAGACGTCATGATCGGCGGACAACTGATCCGCAAAGGCGAGGGCGTGCTTGCGCTCCTGCACGGTGCGAATCACGATCCCGCCGCATTCCCGGAACCGGAGCGCTTCGATATCCGTCGCGATACGAAAGACCAGTCGCACGTCGCGTTTTCGTTCGGCATCCACCAGTGTCTCGGACAGCCGCTTGCGCGTCTTGAACTCCAGGTGGTGTTCGAGATGATCTTTAAACGTTTCCCGAACCTCCGGTTGGCCGTACCTGCGGACACGCTCCACTACAAGGACAAATCGTTCGTTTATGGGCTGAAGGCGTTGCCCGTCAGTTGGTAA
- a CDS encoding cytochrome P450 — protein sequence MTDDTSQQRCPLESDTFPWPRAAECPLHPPPRYASVRESEPIRRVKTWDGSSVWVVTRMKDFREVLTSPHFSASPETHGYPSVSPARAAQSRSYQTFITMDPPEHGQYRRTLTKEFMMKRIDELRPFVQSTLDALLDQMIAKGAPSDFIQDVALPLPSVVISIMLGVPYEDHARLQMLSSNRMNLDISPELLTQSAQEMEQYIDRLLREKEQHPGEGNDLLCRLAVEWINTGKLSHADAVQMGALLYLAGHETTANQIGLGLLSLLQDSQQTAALIAEPSLVRGAVEEMLRFHSITHMNSARVATADVMIGGQLIRKGEGVFAPVQAANHDPEAFPEPDRFDIRRDTRSASHVAFSFGVHQCLGQPLARLELQVVFETLFKRLPSLRLAVPFDELEFKRNGNVFGLIALPVEW from the coding sequence ATGACTGACGATACTTCTCAACAGCGTTGTCCGCTCGAAAGCGACACATTTCCCTGGCCTCGTGCAGCGGAGTGTCCGCTGCATCCGCCGCCTCGCTATGCGAGCGTTCGCGAAAGCGAACCCATCAGGCGCGTAAAGACGTGGGACGGCAGTAGCGTATGGGTGGTCACGAGAATGAAGGACTTCAGGGAAGTGCTGACCAGTCCGCATTTCAGCGCTTCGCCGGAAACGCACGGTTATCCGTCCGTTTCGCCGGCGCGGGCAGCACAGTCCCGCTCTTATCAGACGTTCATTACGATGGATCCGCCGGAGCACGGTCAGTATCGCCGGACGCTCACGAAAGAATTCATGATGAAGCGCATCGACGAGTTGCGTCCATTCGTACAGAGCACACTCGATGCATTGCTTGATCAGATGATCGCGAAGGGTGCGCCCTCGGATTTCATCCAGGATGTGGCATTGCCGCTCCCCTCGGTTGTCATCTCGATCATGCTCGGCGTACCTTATGAAGATCACGCGCGCCTGCAGATGCTGAGCAGCAACCGGATGAACCTCGACATCAGCCCGGAACTGCTGACGCAGTCAGCGCAGGAAATGGAACAGTACATCGACCGGCTTCTGCGCGAAAAGGAGCAGCATCCTGGCGAAGGCAACGATCTCTTGTGCCGTCTCGCTGTCGAATGGATCAACACAGGCAAGCTCTCGCATGCTGACGCCGTACAAATGGGTGCTTTGCTGTACCTCGCCGGACATGAGACTACGGCCAATCAGATTGGACTCGGGCTGCTGAGCCTGCTGCAGGATTCGCAGCAAACGGCCGCGCTAATTGCGGAACCGTCGCTTGTTCGCGGTGCGGTAGAGGAAATGTTGCGCTTTCACTCGATCACGCACATGAATTCTGCGCGGGTGGCGACCGCCGACGTGATGATCGGGGGGCAACTTATCCGCAAGGGCGAGGGTGTATTTGCGCCGGTGCAGGCGGCGAACCACGACCCGGAAGCGTTTCCCGAACCCGACCGGTTCGATATCCGTCGTGATACGAGAAGCGCGTCGCATGTGGCATTTTCTTTTGGTGTGCACCAATGTTTAGGTCAACCGCTAGCACGCCTGGAACTGCAGGTGGTGTTCGAAACGCTATTCAAGCGGCTTCCGTCGTTGCGTCTCGCAGTACCCTTCGACGAACTGGAATTCAAACGTAACGGCAATGTGTTTGGTCTCATTGCACTGCCCGTCGAGTGGTAG